From Faecalicatena sp. Marseille-Q4148:
CAGTCCGATACTCATATAATCCCCCTGCATATAATCCGCAAGCCATATCCTGAACAAGCGCTTAAAAAACTTTTCATATCCATCTGCATCCAGTTCCCACTGTGTCTTACGATCCAGCTCTCCCAGACATGGAATACACTGCACATGGGAAATTCCCTGGCTTTTCATAAACTTATAATAAGCTTCCGGATGTGAAGCCAGCTGCGCGGTAATTACTGATAAAATATTATACGCTGCTCCTGCCCGCTTTAAATATCCGATCCCTTCCATAATCTTTCCGAACATTCCCTTACCTTTTTTGTCTATCCGGAACTTATTTGTATTTGACTCATATCCGTCCAGCGACACCCCTACAAGTACATGCTTCCTTGCAAAAAACTCTGCCCATGCCTCGTCAATCAGTGTTCCGTTTGTCTGGATTGCATAAGCAAAGGTTCTGCCTCCTTTTTTCTTTTCTGCATAAGCTGTCAACTTCTCATAAAATTCAAGACCACCAAGCATTGGCTCTCCTCCCTGAAATGCCAGTGTAATATGTGCCGTATCACTTGTTTCTTGGATCGCCCGATCGATCAGAAGCTCCATCAGGGCTTCGTCCATCATTTCACCGCACACGTTTTCTCTCCGACTGCTCACATCTTCATAAAAACAATATGGACAATGGAGGTTACAGCGTGCAGATGCCGGCTTGATCAAAAATGACAGATATTCTAACTTCATCTTCCGTTTCTCCTACATTTTGTTTGAATTCTTCTTTCGTAACGATTATACTATTTGTATAAGATATTGTAAACTAAAGGAGGGCTCTCTATGAGTAACCGACGCTATCAGTTAGACGAAATCGAACTTCAGAAAATGAACATCCGCCTGCTGTACATCACCCAAGCCCGCTACGGCGCCGATTGGCATAGTGTTCCACACTCCCATCATTTTACAGAATTATTTTATGTAACAAGAGGCCGCGGTAAATTTCTTGTCAACAACACCAAATTTGATGTACAGGAACACGATATGATCATTGTGAACCCTAATGTCTCCCACACAGAACTTGGGATTCCGGATGTTCCTCTCGAATATATTGCACTTGGAATCAACGGACTGCAGTTCACAAGCCATGATGATAACATTCCATACGATTACAGCCTTCACCATTTTGAGGAATACAATGAAGAAATCTCATTTTATCTGAAGACACTACTTGCAGAAGTCCAGCGGAAAGAAGAAAGTTTTAACCTGATCTGTCAGAATCTGCTGGAAATTTTGATCCTGAATCTTGTCCGCCATACAAAAAAGAAGATTTCCATTGCCTCCGTTAAGAAGATTACAAAGGAATGTCGTTTCGTGGAACAATATCTGGACGAACATTTTAAAGAAGATATTACCCTTGAGACGTTAAGTAATCTGACTTACTTAAATAAATATTATTTAGTACATGCATTCAAGAGTTATAAAGGCATCTCACCTATTAACTACCTGATTGAAAAACGGATTACCGAAGCAAAAAATCTGCTGGAGACAACGAATTATCCCATCGCTAAGATCGCTACTATGATTGGATTTTCTTCTCAGTCTTATTTTTCGCAAGTATTTAAAAAAGAAACGTCCATGACACCGAATGAATATCGAAAGTGTTCTGACTTGAGCATGGAGAAGAAAGCAATCCTCTCATAGCCGCAGAATATTCTGCCAGACAGATATCCACAACACAAAAACAGGAGCCTTAACTGCTCACTCCATTTGGAGAAGCCGTTATGCGCTCCTGTTTATTTATTTTCTCATAGAAAAACAGATTTCCTTTTAAATCTCGTACCAGATAATTTCATTTGCATCCAGATCCAGATCAAAACTTGTTCCATCACCTTTGTATACCGTTGTGCTCTGCGGTTCATATGTGTTGTTGACAACACAGTATTTTCCATTTTTTACATAGGCATGGACTTCTACATTGAAGTTCGTGCTGAACCATTTGTGCAGATTTTCTTCATCGTGAGAAGACCAGATAATAGAACGGTATAACAGACGGCTGTTCTCGAAGCTGTATGGAAGTCCGCTGATATAAACGCAGCGTCCCTCTCCAA
This genomic window contains:
- a CDS encoding helix-turn-helix transcriptional regulator; amino-acid sequence: MSNRRYQLDEIELQKMNIRLLYITQARYGADWHSVPHSHHFTELFYVTRGRGKFLVNNTKFDVQEHDMIIVNPNVSHTELGIPDVPLEYIALGINGLQFTSHDDNIPYDYSLHHFEEYNEEISFYLKTLLAEVQRKEESFNLICQNLLEILILNLVRHTKKKISIASVKKITKECRFVEQYLDEHFKEDITLETLSNLTYLNKYYLVHAFKSYKGISPINYLIEKRITEAKNLLETTNYPIAKIATMIGFSSQSYFSQVFKKETSMTPNEYRKCSDLSMEKKAILS
- a CDS encoding SPASM domain-containing protein — protein: MKLEYLSFLIKPASARCNLHCPYCFYEDVSSRRENVCGEMMDEALMELLIDRAIQETSDTAHITLAFQGGEPMLGGLEFYEKLTAYAEKKKGGRTFAYAIQTNGTLIDEAWAEFFARKHVLVGVSLDGYESNTNKFRIDKKGKGMFGKIMEGIGYLKRAGAAYNILSVITAQLASHPEAYYKFMKSQGISHVQCIPCLGELDRKTQWELDADGYEKFFKRLFRIWLADYMQGDYMSIGLFDNLLLMFADRPPQQCGMLGFCTAQLVVESDGNVYPCDFYVLDEYCCGNLREKTVEEILTSEAMKTFLQEEKVVPKICETCSFWNLCRGGCKRQNACYLQEKRCGHQEFLKEAAPMLYRIAQSLR